The Oryza glaberrima chromosome 9, OglaRS2, whole genome shotgun sequence genome includes a window with the following:
- the LOC127784306 gene encoding E3 ubiquitin-protein ligase UPL1-like isoform X2, with protein MKLKRRRAVEVPPNIKSFIDCVTATPLENVESPLKDFVWEFGKGDFHHWLDLFNHFDSFFERYIKPRKDLQLEDDFLEVDPPFPREAVVQILRVSRLILENCTNRHFYSLFEHLSSLLASTDADIVEGSLETLRAFVNKSVGKSSIRSASLTSKLFAFSQGWGGKEGGLGLIACSLPSGCDPIATEIGSTLHFEFYRGADKSDKSQSIDNCHRLEIIHLPSIISCKENDLEILEKLVKDYSVPPSLRFSLLTRLRFARAFDSLAYRRQYTCIRLSAFIVLLQASHDSESLALFLNNEPEFIDELLSLLSYEDEIPEKIRRLGILSLVALCQDRSHQPTVLSSVTSGGHRGILPSLMQKAVDSIINGSTKWSTEFAEELLSLVSMLVSSTPGSLALQEAGFIPTILPLLKDTDTHHLHLVSTAVHVIEGFLDYHNPSSALFRDLGGLDDTIARLKIEVSQVDIGSKKSEEPQSMSKGKEVESSLPPPDMQTVHSEALISYNRRNLMKALLRTISLATYVPGSSARVDGSEENVLPPCLCTIFRRAKEFGGGVFSLAATVMSDLIHKDPTCFTVLDAAGLPQAFIDAIMGGILYNSDAITCIPQCLDALCLNSSGLQLVKDHNALRCFVKIFTSRSYLKALGGDTAGALSLGLDELLRHQSSLRSSGVDMLIEILNTISKVGCGGESSSCTESGNSSTPLPMETDVQGGTSRSEVGTSEVGSSEKMVDASLDATSSSIESYLPECICNVGRLIETILQNSDTCRLFSEKKGIEAVLQLFKLPLMPVSVSVGQSISVAFKNFSSQHSVSLARAVCSFCRDHLKLTNELLGSVSGTKLVNSDHVKQSPLLKALSSLEGLLSLCNFLLKGNAFMVSELAFADAEILRELGKVYIEVTWQISLLSDSKVEKQDMEQDDVPGDASVSNLSERDSDDDTNAASVTRHMNPVSVRTSSVSPWNMEQDIISAVRSAASIHRHGRHTLSRIRGRLSGAMDAAHTDIDSPFSPGESSQSHDTIKKSPDVVVSELLTKLGHTMRSFLSTLVKGLPARRRADSSLTPASRSLVIALAQLFLTALGYSGHSTAGFEMSLSVKCRYLGKVVEDMAALTFDSRRRSCNSAIVNSFYVNGTFKELLTTFEATSQLLWTLPFSVPTTGSDQASSISEKVSHNSWLLDTLQSYCKLLEYYVNSSFLLSPSHNQLLVQPMVTELSINLFPVPSEPESFVRILQSQVLEAVLPVWNHIMFPECSPSLITSLISIVSHICSGVGALKQSRAGVGAANQRLTSPPLDESSIATIVEMGFSRARAEEALRSVRTNSVEMATDWLFSHPEEFVQEDVQLAQALALSLGNTTEASKEDGCNKNGPSVVEDKGVILLPLDDILAVSTKLFSSGDDMAFPLTDLLVTLCNQNKGDDRQRVILYLFEQLKRFPSDSSVDAGALYSFARLLALLLSEDSSIREIGAENGVVPHVLNLLENLKSRTEKTDQTWNSISALLLILDNMIQYAPALDIEMPEGTSKVSSDASNADCKVNPSLFAEKKTETDYSATYPNVHVFEKVMGRSIGYLTDQESQKILLLCCEFIKQHVPAIVMQAVLQLSARLTKTHTLAAQFSENGSLASLLNLPKTCIFPGYETLASAIVRHLIEDPQTLQSAMELEIRQSLSTRGSHASRSFLTNMSPLISRDPVIFMRAVTSVCQLDCSGGRTNVVLLKEKEKDKEKQKVSTTESGALGNEPVRVTADTKTIDTVNRCSRNQKKVPTSLSQVIDQLLVIIMSYSSPKKEQRSDGYFMLSPMDVDEPNTKGKSKVNDEQNLDGSEKSALMSKLAFVLKLMSEILLMYVHAVGIILKRDTELSQLQGGDQVAGHSGLLYHVFNLLSSDRSADVSDNWMGKLSERASWFLVALCCRSTEGRRRVISEIMKAFNYFIDSASSTSRGSLIPDKKVLAFSELINSILSRNSQNNLPVLGCSPDIAKSMIDGGMVQSLSGLLKVIDLDHPDAPKVVNLILKALDSLTRTANASDQIQKSDRYAKNKLTGSHEQTNVANENVIHEQGTSNGHGTIDTVQSTRQQVQELSHDDGNNNAGQDQPVEQMRLDLVENTAGNSSTGGVEFMREEATEGNLMTTTTDAGLDFSARHQADDEMVEEEDDLGEDGEDEDEDEDEEEIAEEGAGLMSIADTDIEDQENTAIGDDYNDDMMDEEDDDFLENRVIEVRWRETLTGMNRHLRVSRGRGDASGFIDISAEAFRGVGTDDMFNLHRPFGLERRRQSGSRSFTDRSRSDGNAFQHPLLSRPVQSRDGIGSVWSSSGTPSRDLHTFSFGTSDIPFYMLDAGLPPETSAPVFGERVVSTAPPPLIDFSLGMESLRIRRGLGDNLWTDDGQPQAGNHAAAVAQALEHHFITELNVSTLLNNAIPYTGNRVLDMQPDQTGDDVDDDLPSQDDDISEHVTTDSPALPTSSPQQFGTTNQANGNVCPMNDLICQQSADVADVRTEEEMHQIADDMNVIPQSNEDTADRQHVAHPDRDSLSGNLQSYDHVMQDEVEIPQRGQIGNDIRDPSDLESSCHALLTSTSAAPELSDAHVDSTTMNTDVDMNSIDISENLVENSAPGLYGNVVSVRLDEGAPQETMQPDQLNANNEASSTNEIDPTFLEALPEDLRAEVLASQQNRAAPTASYTPPAAEEIDPEFLAALPPEIQAEVLAQQRAQRIAHSQPIGQPVDMDNASIIATFPPDLREEVLLTSSEAVLSALPSALLAEAQMLRDRELSRYRARGSLFGGSYRLGARRLPTDNQTAVMDRGVGVTVGRRVISTVSAGAKGKDVEGTPLLDSSALKALIRLLQLAPPLSKGLLQRLMFNLCAHSVTRATLIGHLLNIIKPEAEGLNGWDCMTTYRLHGCQWNIVYAQPQSANGLPPLVTRRLLEVLTYLASNHPSVAGLLVYFDPSTSSNCMILKHGKELSQEGLQSDMMKTSSEGYTPILLFLKLLNKPLFLRSRVYLEQVMCLLEVVVSNAASKVDYPPHSGQMVSTSVDENRAPIETHGEPSTMEQVPIQENSQNKDVVVPASGPQQSINVHDILTQLPDSELHNLCNILALEGLPDKVYTLAAEVVKKLASVAVSHRKFFSMELASAAQSLSSSAVEELVTLKNTQMLGLNSCSMAGAAILRVLQVLSTLTSDMSGNSQDQAVGQEEQSILWDLNISLEPLWQELSDCISTTEAKLVHNSSFNPQVPLMDAIEVGASSSTSPPLPPGTQRLLPFIESFFVLCEKLQTSQAVVPSDSNVTATEVKELAGSSSSPSLKTGGVCNITFVRVAEKHRRLLNVFIRQNPSLLEKSLSMMLKVPRLIDFDNKRAYFRSRIRQQHDQHLSAPLRISVRRAYVLEDSYNQLRLRRSQDLKGRLTVQFQGEEGIDAGGLTREWYQLLSRVIFDKGALLFTTVGNNATFQPNPNSVYQTEHLSYFKFVGRVVAKALFDGQLLDVHFTRSFYKHILGVKVTYHDIEAVDPDYYKNLKWMLENDVSDIPDLTFSMDPDEEKHILYEKNEVTDYELKPGGRNIRVTEETKHEYVDLVAEHILTTAIRPQINAFLEGFTELVPRELISLFHDKELELLISGLPEIDFDDLKANAEYIGYSPASPVILWFWEVVNGFSKEDMARFLQFVTGTSKVPLEGFKALQGISGPQRFQIHKAYGAPERLPSAHTCFNQLDLPEYSSKEQLEERLLLAIHEASEGFGFG; from the exons ATGAAGCTCAAGCGGCGACGCGCGGTGGAAGTG CCTCCAAATATAAAATCTTTCATTGACTGTGTCACTGCCACTCCTCTCGAGAATGTAGAATCCCCGTTGAAAGATTTTGTGTGGGAGTTTGGGAAG GGGGACTTTCATCACTGGCTGGATCTTTTTAATCactttgattctttttttgaaagatATATAAAACCAAGGAAAGATTTACAACTTGAAGATGATTTTCTTGAGGTGGACCCTCCATTTCCTAGGGAAGCAGTTGTCCAAATCCTTCGAGTCTCGAGATTAATATTGGAGAACTGTACAAATAGGCACTTCTATAGTTTGTTTGAG CATCTTTCTTCACTACTAGCATCTACAGATGCGGATATAGTTGAGGGAAGCTTAGAGACATTGAGGGCATTTGTAAACAAATCAGTTGGTAAAAGCTCTATACGGAGCGCATCACTCACATCGAAGTTATTTGCCTTTTCTCAAGGTTGGGGTGGTAAAGAAGGTGGTCTTGGATTAATAGCTTGTTCTCTACCCAGTGGATGTGATCCAATTGCCACTGAGATTGGCTCCACACTCCACTTTGAGTTCTATCGAGGTGCTGATAAATCTGACAAGTCCCAATCTATAGATAATTGTCACAGGTTGGAAATCATACATTTACCGAGCATCATAAGCTGCAAGGAGAATGATCTTGAAATATTGGAAAAGTTGGTCAAGGATTACAGTGTGCCACCATCTTTAAGGTTTTCTCTTCTTACAAGATTGAGATTTGCAAGGGCATTTGACTCTCTGGCATATCGTCGCCAATATACCTGTATTCGCCTTTCTGCTTTTATCGTTCTTCTGCAGGCAAGCCATGACTCAGAAAGCCTAGCATTGTTTTTGAACAACGAACCAGAATTCATTGATGAATTATTATCGTTACTAAGCTATGAAGATGAGATACCGGAGAAAATTAGGAGATTGGGGATCCTTTCGTTGGTTGCTTTGTGCCAAGATAGGTCACATCAACCTACTGTTTTGTCCTCAGTAACTTCTGGTGGTCATCGTGGTATCCTTCCCAGTCTCATGCAAAAGGCAGTGGATTCAATCATCAATGGTTCGACAAAATGGTCCACAGAATTTGCTGAAGAGCTTCTATCTCTTGTCTCCATGTTGGTATCATCAACTCCAGGTTCTTTAGCTCTTCAAGAAGCAGGCTTTATACCCACTATTTTACCCCTCCTCAAAGACACAGACACACATCATCTACATCTAGTTAGTACTGCAGTACATGTCATTGAGGGCTTCTTGGATTACCACAACCCTTCTTCTGCATTGTTCAGAGATCTAGGTGGTCTAGATGACACTATTGCACGCTTAAAAATAGAAGTGTCGCAGGTTGATATTGGTTCAAAGAAATCAGAAGAACCTCAGTCTATGAGTAAAGGTAAAGAAGTTGAAAGTAGTTTGCCTCCGCCAGATATGCAGACTGTTCATTCTGAAGCGTTAATTTCTTATAATCGAAGGAACTTAATGAAAGCCTTATTGCGTACCATATCTCTGGCAACATATGTGCCCGGTAGCTCTGCTCGTGTTGATGGTTCAGAAGAGAATGTATTGCCTCCTTGTTTATGCACCATATTTAGGAGAGCCAAGGAGTTCGGTGGTGGGGTGTTCTCACTTGCTGCTACCGTCATGAGTGATCTCATACACAAAGATCCAACTTGCTTTACTGTCCTTGATGCAGCTGGTTTGCCGCAAGCCTTCATTGATGCCATCATGGGTGGCATTCTTTATAATTCTGATGCTATCACATGTATACCACAGTGTTTGGACGCACTTTGCTTAAACAGCAGTGGGCTTCAGTTAGTAAAGGACCACAACGCTTTAAGATGCTTTGTGAAAATCTTTACTTCCAGATCATATCTGAAAGCTCTGGGTGGGGACACTGCAGGGGCTTTATCACTTGGACTTGATGAATTATTGCGTCATCAATCGTCACTGCGATCTTCTGGAGTGGACATGCTTATTGAAATCTTGAACACCATCTCAAAAGTTGGGTGTGGCGGAGAGTCTAGTTCTTGTACAGAATCTGGTAACTCCTCTACGCCACTTCCCATGGAAACTGATGTGCAGGGAGGTACTTCAAGGAGTGAGGTTGGAACTTCTGAGGTGGGAAGTTCTGAGAAGATGGTAGATGCTTCCCTAGATGCAACATCATCGTCAATCGAGTCATATCTTCCTGAATGCATATGCAATGTTGGTCGTCTTATTGAAACTATTCTGCAAAATTCTGACACGTGTAGGTTGTTCAGTGAGAAAAAGGGCATTGAAGCTGTTCTTCAGCTGTTCAAATTGCCATTAATGCCGGTATCTGTTTCAGTTGGACAGAGTATTTCAGTTGCTTTTAAAAACTTCTCATCTCAGCATTCAGTTTCTCTCGCCAGAGCAGTTTGCTCATTCTGTAGAGATCATCTTAAGCTGACTAATGAACTGCTGGGTTCAGTTTCTGGAACTAAGCTGGTTAATAGTGATCATGTGAAGCAATCACCTCTCCTGAAAGCACTTTCCAGTCTTGAAGGGTTATTGTCTCTTTGCAATTTTCTTCTGAAGGGAAACGCCTTCATGGTCTCAGAATTGGCTTTTGCTGATGCTGAGATATTGAGGGAACTAGGTAAGGTCTATATTGAGGTTACATGGCAGATATCTTTACTTAGTGATTCCAAGGTGGAGAAGCAAGACATGGAACAAGATGATGTGCCTGGAGATGCCTCAGTCTCAAATTTATCTGAAAGGGATAGTGATGATGACACAAATGCAGCATCAGTTACAAGACATATGAATCCTGTTTCAGTGAGAACGTCCTCTGTATCACCATGGAATATGGAACAAGATATTATATCAGCAGTGCGTTCTGCTGCCAGCATACATCGCCATGGTCGGCACACGCTATCAAGGATACGTGGTCGCCTTAGTGGAGCTATGGATGCAGCACATACTGATATAGACAGTCCTTTTTCTCCAGGAGAAAGTTCACAAAGTCATGATACTATAAAAAAGAGTCCTGATGTTGTTGTTTCTGAACTCCTGACGAAGCTTGGACACACGATGCGTTCCTTCCTTTCTACCCTTGTCAAAGGATTACCAGCTCGCCGTCGTGCTGACTCAAGTCTGACTCCAGCCTCTCGAAGTCTTGTGATTGCTCTTGCACAACTTTTTCTTACTGCTCTTGGTTATTCTGGACATTCTACTGCTGGCTTTGAGATGTCATTATCTGTGAAATGCCGATATCTTGGGAAAGTTGTGGAAGACATGGCAGCACTTACCTTTGACAGCAGGCGTCGATCTTGCAATTCTGCAATAGTTAATAGTTTCTATGTGAATGGAACATTCAAGGAGCTTCTAACCACCTTCGAAGCTACCAGTCAGTTACTTTGGACACTACCTTTCTCAGTCCCAACTACTGGCTCAGATCAAGCTTCCTCTATCAGTGAAAAGGTGTCTCACAATTCATGGCTGCTGGATACATTACAGAGTTACTGTAAATTGCTGGAATATTATGTGAACTCTTCATTTTTATTGTCTCCTTCTCATAATCAGCTTCTTGTTCAGCCTATGGTCACTGAACTGTCCATTAATCTGTTCCCTGTGCCCTCAGAGCCTGAATCATTTGTTCGTATTCTGCAATCTCAAGTTTTGGAAGCAGTCCTACCTGTTTGGAATCATATAATGTTCCCCGAGTGTAGCCCGTCTCTTATCACTTCCTTGATCTCCATTGTTAGCCATATATGCTCTGGTGTTGGTGCTCTAAAACAAAGCCGTGCAGGTGTTGGAGCTGCGAACCAGCGTCTTACGAGTCCCCCTCTTGATGAGTCCTCTATTGCTACAATTGTTGAGATGGGATTTTCGCGAGCTAGGGCAGAAGAAGCCCTAAGAAGTGTCAGAACTAACAGTGTCGAAATGGCAACAGATTGGTTGTTCAGCCATCCAGAAGAGTTTGTTCAAGAAGATGTCCAGCTTGCACAGGCATTAGCTTTGTCACTTGGAAACACCACTGAAGCATCCAAGGAAGATGGTTGCAATAAGAATGGTCCAAGTGTCGTTGAAGATAAAGGTGTCATCTTGCTTCCTTTGGATGACATTCTTGCTGTATCAACAAAGCTCTTCTCTTCTGGTGATGACATGGCTTTCCCATTGACTGATCTTTTAGTTACACTGTGCAACCAGAATAAGGGAGATGACCGTCAGCGGGTTATCTTATATCTTTTTGAGCAACTTAAACGTTTTCCATCAGATTCTTCAGTTGATGCAGGCGCATTATATTCTTTTGCCCGTTTGCTGGCCTTACTTCTGAGTGAAGACAGTAGCATTCGTGAAATTGGTGCAGAAAATGGCGTGGTCCCTCATGTTCTTAATTTATTGGAAAACCTTAAATCAAGGACAGAGAAAACAGATCAAACTTGGAATTCTATCAGTGCTTTGTTGCTTATATTGGACAACATGATACAATATGCTCCAGCACTTGATATAGAAATGCCGGAAGGGACTTCTAAAGTTTCTTCTGATGCATCAAATGCTGATTGCAAGGTAAATCCATCTCTGTTTGCTGAGAAGAAAACTGAAACTGATTATTCAGCAACATATCCAAATGTTCATGTGTTTGAAAAGGTTATGGGAAGATCCATTGGCTATTTGACTGACCAGGAGAGCCAAAAGATACTGTTGTTGTGCTGTGAATTCATCAAGCAACACGTGCCAGCAATTGTTATGCAAGCTGTTCTGCAACTTTCTGCCCGTTTGACAAAAACACATACCCTCGCTGCCCAATTTTCTGAAAATGGAAGCCTTGCATCTCTTTTGAATCTTCCGAAGACTTGCATCTTTCCTGGATATGAGACTTTGGCATCTGCTATCGTGCGTCACCTCATTGAGGACCCCCAGACTCTGCAGAGTGCTATGGAACTGGAAATTCGACAGTCACTAAGTACCCGTGGCAGCCATGCCTCGCGCTCTTTTCTGACAAATATGTCACCACTAATATCTAGAGATCCTGTGATCTTCATGAGGGCTGTAACTTCAGTTTGCCAACTAGATTGCTCAGGAGGTAGAACGAATGTAGTTCTgttgaaggagaaggagaaagatAAGGAGAAACAGAAAGTTTCTACAACTGAAAGTGGTGCACTGGGTAATGAGCCTGTTCGGGTGACTGCTGATACTAAGACGATTGATACAGTGAACAGATGTTCACGAAACCAGAAAAAGGTTCCAACTAGTCTTTCCCAAGTTATCGACCAACTTCTGGTGATCATTATGAGCTACTCATCCCCAAAGAAAGAACAGAGGTCTGATGGTTACTTTATGCTGTCTCCTATGGATGTTGATGAACCAAACACAAAAGGGAAGTCAAAAGTTAATGATGAACAAAATCTTGATGGCTCGGAGAAATCTGCCTTGATGTCGAAATTGGCATTTGTTCTTAAGCTGATGAGTGAAATACTACTCATGTATGTACATGCAGTTGGGATAATACTTAAACGTGATACGGAGTTATCGCAGTTGCAGGGTGGCGATCAAGTAGCTGGACACAGTGGGTTACTGTATcatgtatttaatttgttatCTTCTGACAGATCTGCTGATGTGTCTGATAATTGGATGGGGAAGTTATCTGAAAGAGCATCTTGGTTCTTGGTAGCTTTATGCTGCAGATCCACTGAAGGCCGTAGAAGGGTAATTTCTGAAATCATGAAGGCGTTTAATTATTTCATAGATTCAGCAAGCAGCACCTCCAGAGGGTCTTTGATACCTGACAAAAAAGTATTAGCTTTCTCTGAGCTGATAAATTCAATATTGTCTCGAAATAGTCAGAACAACTTGCCTGTCCTTGGTTGCTCACCTGATATTGCGAAGTCTATGATAGATGGTGGCATGGTGCAGTCTCTTTCTGGTTTGCTCAAAGTGATTGACCTGGACCACCCAGACGCTCCAAAGGTTGTCAACCTTATTTTGAAGGCTTTGGATAGCCTCACAAGGACTGCAAATGCAAGTGATCAAATCCAAAAGTCAGATCGATATGCTAAGAACAAACTAACTGGGTCACATGAACAAACAAATGTGGCTAATGAAAATGTAATCCATGAACAAGGTACTAGTAACGGACATGGTACTATTGATACTGTTCAATCTACAAGGCAGCAAGTCCAGGAATTATCTCATGATGATGGGAACAATAATGCTGGCCAAGATCAGCCTGTCGAGCAGATGAGACTAGATTTAGTTGAGAATACTGCTGGTAACTCTTCAACGGGTGGTGTGGAGTTCATGCGAGAGGAAGCCACTGAAGGTAACTTGATGACTACTACGACTGATGCTGGTTTGGATTTCTCAGCTCGGCACCAAGCTGATGACGAAATggttgaggaggaggatgatctAGGGGAGGATGGTGAGGATGAAGATGAggatgaggacgaggaggaaATAGCAGAAGAGGGAGCTGGTTTGATGTCAATAGCTGACACAGATATTGAGGACCAGGAGAATACTGCCATTGGTGATGACTACAATGATGATATGATggatgaagaagatgacgatTTTCTTGAGAACCGTGTTATAGAAGTGAGATGGAGGGAAACATTAACTGGGATGAATCGTCATCTGAGAGTTTCCAGGGGTCGTGGAGATGCTAGTGGTTTTATAGACATATCTGCTGAGGCATTTCGTGGTGTTGGGACGGACGATATGTTTAATTTGCATCGTCCGTTTGGTCTTGAGCGACGTCGCCAAAGTGGAAGCAGGTCTTTTACTGATCGATCAAGGTCTGATGGAAATGCTTTCCAGCATCCATTACTCTCCAGGCCAGTGCAATCTAGAGATGGAATTGGTTCGGTATGGTCCTCTAGTGGAACACCCTCAAGAGATTTGCACACATTTTCTTTTGGGACTTCAGATATTCCTTTTTACATGTTAGATGCTGGGTTGCCACCTGAAACTTCTGCTCCGGTTTTTGGCGAGCGTGTTGTAAGTACTGCTCCCCCACCTTTGATTGATTTCTCTCTTGGTATGGAATCTCTCCGAATTAGGCGGGGCCTTGGAGATAATTTATGGACTGATGATGGTCAACCTCAGGCAGGTAATCATGCAGCTGCTGTTGCCCAGGCTTTGGAGCATCATTTTATTACAGAGTTGAATGTGTCTACTTTGCTAAATAATGCAATTCCATACACTGGCAATCGTGTGCTTGATATGCAACCTGACCAAACTGGCGATGATGTAGATGACGATTTACCATCACAGGATGATGACATATCAGAACATGTGACAACTGATTCCCCTGCTTTGCCTACTAGTAGCCCTCAACAATTTGGAACTACCAACCAAGCAAACGGTAATGTCTGTCCTATGAATGATCTAATTTGTCAACAGTCAGCTGATGTTGCAGATGTTCGTACTGAAGAAGAGATGCATCAAATAGCTGATGACATGAATGTTATACCTCAGAGTAATGAGGATACTGCTGACAGACAGCATGTTGCTCATCCTGATAGGGACTCACTGTCTGGTAATCTGCAAAGTTATGATCATGTTATGCAGGATGAGGTAGAAATACCTCAACGTGGCCAGATTGGTAATGATATTAGGGACCCATCTGATCTGGAGTCAAGTTGTCATGCTCTTCTCACTTCCACAAGTGCAGCTCCTGAGCTGAGCGATGCTCATGTTGATTCCACCACTATGAATACAGATGTTGACATGAATAGCATTGATATTTCTGAGAACCTAGTAGAAAACTCAGCTCCTGGTTTGTATGGCAATGTTGTTTCTGTTAGGCTAGATGAAGGAGCTCCTCAAGAGACTATGCAGCCTGATCAATTGAATGCTAACAATGAGGCATCTAGTACAAATGAAATCGATCCAACATTTCTTGAAGCATTGCCTGAGGATCTCCGTGCGGAAGTCCTTGCTTCTCAACAGAATCGCGCTGCACCAACTGCTTCCTATACTCCACCAGCTGCAGAAGAAATAGATCCTGAATTTTTGGCTGCTCTCCCCCCAGAAATACAAGCTGAGGTTTTGGCTCAGCAGCGAGCACAGCGGATCGCTCATTCTCAACCCATTGGGCAGCCAGTTGACATGGATAATGCTTCGATTATAGCAACTTTCCCCCCTGATCTACGTGAAGAG GTGCTTTTGACCTCGTCAGAGGCAGTTTTGTCTGCCTTACCTTCAGCTTTACTTGCTGAAGCTCAAATGCTTCGCGACAGAGAGTTGAGTCGTTACCGTGCTAGGGGAAGCCTTTTTGGAGGAAGTTACAGGCTTGGAGCGAGGAGGTTACCAACAGACAATCAGACTGCTGTTATGGACAGGGGTGTTGGTGTGACTGTTGGTAGGCGGGTTATTTCTACTGTGTCGGCAGGCGCTAAGGGTAAAGATGTGGAAGGGACCCCACTTTTGGATTCTAGCGCTCTAAAAGCACTTATTCGTCTTCTGCAGCTAGCTCCG CCACTCAGCAAAGGCCTTCTTCAAAGGCTTATGTTCAATCTTTGCGCGCACAGTGTTACGCGTGCTACATTGATTGGCCATTTACTCAACATTATTAAACCTGAAGCTGAGGGGCTTAATGGATGGGACTGCATGACTACATATAGGTTACATGGATGTCAGTGGAACATTGTTTATGCACAACCACAATCTGCAAATG GTCTACCTCCGCTGGTGACAAGACGACTTCTTGAAGTGCTTACATACCTTGCTTCAAACCATCCATCTGTTGCAGGTCTCTTGGTCTACTTTGACCCTTCAACAAGTTCAAACTGTATGATCCTAAAGCATGGTAAAGAATTATCTCAAGAAGGGCTACAATCGGATATGATGAAAACGTCATCTGAGGGTTATACCCCTATCCTGCTATTCCTTAAGCTCTTAAACAAGCCGTTGTTTCTACGAAGTCGAGTATATCTTGAGCAG GTGATGTGTTTGCTTGAAGTAGTGGTCAGCAATGCTGCTTCCAAAGTCGATTATCCACCTCATTCAGGGCAAATGGTTAGCACTTCTGTGGATGAAAACAGGGCACCGATTGAAACACATGGAGAACCATCTACTATGGAGCAAGTTCCTATCCAAGAAAATAGTCAAAATAAAGATGTGGTGGTGCCAGCATCAGGTCCCCAACAGTCTATTAATGTGCATGACATTCTTACTCAACTTCCAGACTCTGAATTACATAATCTGTGCAATATTCTTGCACTTGAGGG TCTTCCGGATAAAGTCTATACGCTTGCTGCGGAGGTGGTAAAAAAATTGGCTAGTGTGGCGGTATCCCACCGGAAATTCTTCTCTATGGAGCTAGCCAGTGCTGCTCAGAGCTTAAGTTCTTCAGCAGTAGAGGAGCTTGTAACATTGAAGAACACACAAATGCTTGGGCTCAATTCTTGTTCTATGGCTGGGGCTGCCATCCTGCGGGTCTTACAGGTCCTATCTACATTGACCTCAGATATGAGTGGTAATAGCCAGGATCAGGCTGTGGGACAGGAAGAACAGTCTATTTTGTGGGATTTGAATATATCACTTGAGCCTTTGTGGCAAGAACTAAGTGACTGTATAAGCACTACAGAGGCAAAACTTGTTCATAATTCAAGTTTCAATCCCCAGGTTCCTTTGATGGATGCAATAGAAGTTGGTGCCTCATCCTCTACTTCCCCACCTCTTCCTCCAGGCACACAACGCCTTTTGCCATTTATAGAATCCTTTTTTGTTCTGTGTGAGAAGCTTCAAACAAGCCAAGCAGTTGTGCCATCTGATTCCAATGTGACTGCTACAGAAGTGAAAGAACTTGCTGGGAGTTCATCGTCCCCATCACTAAAGACTGGTGGAGTATGCAATATTACTTTTGTAAGGGTGGCAGAAAAACATCGGCGCCTCCTCAATGTGTTCATTCGACAGAATCCAAGTTTGCTAGAAAAGTCACTTTCTATGATGTTGAAAGTACCAAGGCTGATAGACTTTGACAACAAGCGTGCTTACTTTAGATCACGCATTAGGCAGCAACATGATCAGCATCTTTCTGCTCCTTTGCGGATTAGCGTTCGTCGGGCATATGTTTTGGAGGATTCATACAATCAGTTGAGGTTACGTCGTAGCCAGGATCTTAAGGGCCGCTTGACTGTACAATTccaaggagaggaggggattgATGCTGGTGGACTAACTAGGGAGTGGTATCAACTTCTATCTAGAGTTATTTTTGACAAAGGAGCTCTGCTCTTCACCACTGTTGGGAACAATGCAACTTTCCAGCCTAACCCCAACTCAGTTTATCAAACAGAGCACCTTTCCTATTTCAAGTTTGTTGGTCGAGTG GTTGCCAAAGCCTTATTTGATGGCCAATTATTGGATGTTCACTTTACCCGTTCATTTTACAAACACATACTTGGTGTTAAAGTGACTTATCATGATATAGAGGCTGTTGATCCTGATTACTACAAAAATTTGAAGTGGATGCTAGAG AATGATGTAAGTGATATTCCTGACCTGACATTCAGCATGGACCCTGATGAAGAAAAACATATTCTTTATGAGAAAAATGAG GTTACTGATTATGAGCTCAAACCTGGTGGGAGAAACATCAGGGTCACTGAAGAAACAAAACATGAGTATGTCGATCTTGTGGCTGAACATATATTGACCACAGCAATTCGCCCTCAAATTAATGCTTTCCTTGAAGGATTCACAGAATTAGTTCCAAGGGAGCTCATTTCCCTATTTCATGATAAAGAACTTGAACTCTTGATCAGTGGACTTCCTGAAATCGACT TTGATGACCTGAAAGCAAATGCGGAGTATATTGGGTATTCGCCTGCATCTCCGGTCATCCTGTGGTTCTGGGAAGTAGTTAATGGTTTCAGCAAGGAGGACATGGCAAGATTTCTACAATTTGTGACAGGAAcatcaaaa GTACCATTAGAAGGTTTCAAAGCGCTACAAGGTATTTCTGGTCCTCAGAGATTCCAGATTCACAAGGCTTATGGAGCTCCAGAGAGGCTTCCATCTGCCCATACTtg CTTTAATCAACTGGATTTACCAGAGTATTCCTCAAAGGAGCAACTAGAAGAGCGTTTACTTCTTGCCATTCATGAGGCAAGCGAAGGTtttggttttggctga